The Rhododendron vialii isolate Sample 1 chromosome 1a, ASM3025357v1 region AGCCAATTTATGTGAGGTTATTATCTCCTGGTGCTATACTTCCAATATTACCTTGCAGTGGAAACAATCAACATTGACTGCTACTTTTTAAGTAATCTGCCCATGTTCCTGTCAAATACGCGTGCCAAAGAAAAATTATGTCACCAGTTCCCTCATCTTATTCATCTAAAATATTCTCTCTTCATCAGAAAATATTACACGAGATTAAGGGCTTATATTTTCTGTCTTTTCCTCTCTAGATGTGATTATAAATTCACACTTTTGCAAATTGAGGAAGCATTTTTTGCCCTTTCAACTGCTTAAGGGAGTTACTTCAGTCCACTTGCACTCCATTGTTATCATGTCTAACTCTTGCTTGTGACAGTGTTTGTGATTCATTTACCTTTACATGATATTGGATTGTGAAAAAAAGTAGCGCACCATTGAGAGTGATTCAACAAGTGGCACAAGTTTCTGGATGATTGCACTCCATTGTTATCATGTCTAACTCTTGCTTGTGACAGTGTTTGTGATTCATTTACCTTTACATGATATTGGATTGTGAAAAAATGTAGCGCACCATTGAGAGTGATTCAACAAGTGGCACAGGTTTCTGGATGATTTCTTGCACTTCTAATGAGTGGCAGATGGTTCTTCCTTGAAATAAATAACTTGATGGACAAATATTTCTTAGTGGATATGCATCTGTTTGTTGTTTTACTCTGATTAAGTTCCTTTCTGAGTTTTGCAACTACCTAACTGTCTGTTCCCTAAAATATTCCAAGGTAATGTTGAAGGGTCAAATAGTCTAGATTCATCTATTGTCAATGTTGGTACATCTGCGTCCTACCACAATGTTCTTTCTGGAAGCACGATAAGTGCCATGGATGTTGATGCAACTGTCAGCATACCATTTGCTTTAGTTGATGAGATAGCTGAGGATTCTCCAGCAGCAGAAGATGGCTTACAACTTGGAGACCAGATTGTAAAATTTGGGATTGTGGAATCTGGTGATAATTTGTTGTCAAAGCTTGCTTCTGAAGCTCAGTCAAATCAAGGCCGTGGAGTATCTGTAGTGGTTTTGAGGCAAGCTGCAGTTGTCAACCTGACAGTCACACCTAGAGTATGGCAGGGTCGTGGCTTACTGGGGTATGTTTGGTGTTCTTCTTCTCGATGCTCATTTTATGATTTAGATGATTGACTGAACCTTTTTGCATGTCAGTTCTAGCTGGAGTGATTTGTACTTCTTGTGATTGTTGtcttcaaaatttcattatgtgcTAGAACAAACCTGAAGGAATTGGACTTCAATGGATTCTAGAATGTTTTCGAGAGCACTTTGGTGTGGACCATCACTCCACTTTGCAGTGGCTTTTGCCCTGATTGACTGGAACTTTTTGTTAGGTGACAACTGACAAGGGAATGATTTGTCGCCTCCCACTTGTCTTTCTGGATCAATGGTCGGTTGCAACAGgcgtttcttgttttttttcatgtttgattTTAACCTCCCGCCCTCTCGTTTGTGACTCAAATCTACCAATAGACTACCATGAGTGAAATCAACAGAAAATATTAAGATTGGCTCCGGAAAAATGAATTACTCTGGCTGCTATATTCTTAACGATTTTCTGATTCTTAGTTAGGTTTTTGTTTCCTCAAACGTGCTACTTGATTAACGTGACTTTTTCTATCCTTTTTGGACGGGGTGTCAGTATAATTTAGAGGTAGAAGACGGGAGTAGGTGTTATTTGTTCTCTTGATcttttgcttctctctctctttttaatatatttttgggTTCTGGGGAAGGGGTTTTAATTGGCCTTGAATGCGCTATTCCTATTTCTAACTGGCAATTTTCATTAACTTGCAGATGTCATTTCCGAATGCTATGATTGCCACGATCATGTCGACATATGGACGAAATTGAGCGAGGGCAGCTGGAAGACAACGTGCAATAGATGTGTTTTGGTTATTACATCTTTTCTTCACCTGTCCATTAGTTCAAGGATAACAATTCTGTAAACTTTGATCGTATCTATCATCTGTGTGAACATTTTGTTTCACCAGCTTATTGTATCTTCTCAAACCTTTTTTTAGTGTGCTTGTGGATGTCAGAAGGAAGATGTATCCAGTCATTTTCGTTCCATATCTTTGCTTCAATTGCAAAATCTTTTGTCATTATGATGGGATCAATTGGAGGATCAGATGTTCGTAGCCGTTATCCGGTGTATGATTAACTTATCTGTCAGGAAGGCATTGCAATACATGGACTTGGCGGCGGATTGTGTAAAGTGTCACATTCATCTAATCCTCGTGGCTAGAATTGGTTTTTCTCAAACCTTCAATTATATTTGAAGTGTGAATGGTATCTGCATAGTGCATGATACACTAGAGTGTTTCATCCGTAAGTGTTATCCATTGTTATATTGTAAAGTTCAATTGCTTAGTCATAGTTGCGCATTCGCAACTAAGCACGCTGGATATACTATTCCGCCGCTTCACTTGGGTGTCGAGTTTTTGACACGGGTGTTTAACAATTTTAGAACTATGTACACCACTAGAAATTCCTGTAGATATGGTACACTGACGGTAGGGACATTAGTACTTGTACTAAGTCATCAAAACTTTGACCGTATATTCTGTTTCTGTAGTCAGGTAAAAACACAAGATCAGCCATTCCTCTTCATAGATATCCTTGTCTGAATGATATGTCGCATCACATCCTATGTTTGACTGATCCAACTTTCTGAGACAGTTGCATTTACATCTCTTTGGTGTTATTCATGTTCCTGTTTTCTGTCATATCTCTAGCTTGGAATAATCATCTACCTTGTTTCCTCATTTCTGGGTTTGGTTGGTTTGAGACATTTACTGAGATTTAGCAGGGAAGTTGGAGATGATAATGCTCACATTGGTTTTTAGCAAGAAAAAGAATTGCTTGGACAATTTGTGGAGATTTCCAAGTTGGAGATGTACTGAAGCTTTAGTACATTATATGTTGCTGTATATTCGACAATTCGTGGGATTATATATCTGATAGGTCACTTTGAGGTTCCAAACAAATGATGTATTGTACATTGAATTTAAATTAATTTCTCGAGtggcctttcaaaaaaatcagctcaataggATGACCGTAAGTTCTTGATTCAATCTTTGAACTTttcatttaaaatttaaaatccgaatcatttgtgtgggatctcAAAGTAGGCTCCAGAAGTTGTCTGTGCACACTTTGCCTGTCTGCGTAGTCGGACACTCATTTTCTTAAACACCATGCTGTTTCCTACTATTACTAATTGATGTTGACAACTTTGCTGCATCTCTTGATAATCTTAACATATTGAAGTACTTTCAATTTACAGCCCCTGGTTTTTacggaggaaaaagaaaacagggtCTGCGCTCTTGCGGAATTACCACGGACGCATTACAACTTGGGGAATTACCACGGACGCATTACAACAGAACAAAGAAGAGAGGGCTGCGCACATAGGGGAGACTTTTCTACAGCCGATCACTTCTTcgacttttcttttttctttttcttttacgttttgatgctttgttcaattattcgcaCTCCGGTAACTAGTTTTAAATTTCGTTAATTAATAAAGTTGTTCTTTGATACTTGTTTAATtcgtatcttttgtttatttcgtatttagaagcatgtttcaaattaggatttctcGCGTTTCTAGTttgataatgagtgagtagttgtaTAGGTAGGGTCACGAGATGATTAGCACTCCGTGGCCAGGTCGGACGTGCACTGCTCTTGTTTtcaaataacaaagaaaaaggcaattttaggttacTGAAGAACATCCGCTGGACGAACTCGGGCATTGTTGGAGCCATgtgaatgggggtccaaaacttatTTCTCGCgtcgcatgggtaaacggcgaccataatggttcgcatctttcggagcatcttcttctctctaaagTCGAACGTTTTCCAGAACAACGAATGAAGCTGACAAGTTCGAACTGGTTGCTAGTGATATGAACCATACAACCAtaccttctttttaattatttgaaaaaccaaacaattctagttttagttaatcgcAGCATCAAACTACAATGGatagctacctaagagcccgtttaaattttAACAACCCGAGTATttaagtcagcacacatcaccgtctttatAG contains the following coding sequences:
- the LOC131303446 gene encoding uncharacterized protein LOC131303446, with product MVGTNLKAETMSLMDKRTALEAEMNVIIDRLCRPGGPGLSGNLIDSEGFPRADIDIPVVRADRHRLAELRSDHKVITERIDQHIQLLHSTRLASKSSPLVHSGNVEGSNSLDSSIVNVGTSASYHNVLSGSTISAMDVDATVSIPFALVDEIAEDSPAAEDGLQLGDQIVKFGIVESGDNLLSKLASEAQSNQGRGVSVVVLRQAAVVNLTVTPRVWQGRGLLGCHFRML